Within the Nyctibius grandis isolate bNycGra1 chromosome 4, bNycGra1.pri, whole genome shotgun sequence genome, the region CCGCACGCAGCAGGTCTCTGCTCCGCCTCTCCTGGTGCCACCACACGGCGGTAGCCCTGTACTGCACTTGAGCCAACACCTCATCTTCCACATCTCTCTTGCAAATTGCACCTCACCTGTTTAAAGCTCCCATAACCTGCAGCCCCATTCTGCCCTCCCAAGGTACCCGAGGGAGCTTTACTCTGCCAGATTTCTTCCAGGAGGGCAATACCAGTTCCACAGAGCTTGATTTCAATAGTTCATCTAAGTTTTACTGCTATTTATTCATTACAAATCCCACTTGGAAggtttgtttttccactttgtACCTTTGCTTAACAGCTGTGTTCACTCTTACCTCCCAGCCAGGCCACGCAGTTGGGTTTGGCAGGTGGAGTGTGAATTCTGAAGGTTTTAGTGGCAAGCGcttctttgtattttggttTCTCTACCAGGTATCTGATCTCAGCCATGAGCCTGTGAAGGAATCCTGGCAACATAGCGGTGCCACCAATAACCACCAAGTTCTCTGCCAGCTGCTTCCTGGTGTCTATGGGACACTAATgcaaacaggaacaaaaaaaatacccaaacccCCTTTAACTGAAGTTGCATGAAAAAGCATTCAAAGGTCTGTTAGAAATTCAGTCACTCTTTCTACGCACTTCAATTGCTGTTCTCTCAGACTTAGGTGAAACATAACCAACATAATTTAGTCCCCAGACTTCCCAAGAAAACCAGGCTTAAGGAACTGCCCAGTTGAGGCTTTTATGGGCACACTGTGAGTCCCTGTAAAGCCCTTCAGCTGAGGCAGACCAAGACAACAGAGGAGAGAGGTATCAGTGACAATAATTCCCATGAGTTCTGGGAGATGTGCCAGAGGAAGGTGAAGCCTCAACCAGTGCTCTCAGAGAGGACAAACTGTTACATCTAAGGTTGACTCTTTTTAGCTCCATGTGGGAGAAACGCGCTACAAAAGTCCCCAATGGAAGAAAAGGTTTCTGCTGGAGCTTGCCTCAGGCATCAGATGATCCAACTAGAAGACACAAAGGCACGAGAAGACCAAGCGTTGTCAGTCCTGCCCCTCGCAAGCAGATCTGCACTATCCCTTTGAAAAGAATTCCAGACCGCTGCGATCCTCTTGTCCAACAGAAGTAACTGGATGCTACTTAACATCTGTAAATTTAATATCTGTCCTTCCTCCGGCCAAAGAGCGATGCAAGGTAAATGCCTGAAGGTACAGAGGTGAGGGGTCCAGGCACAGATCCTGTTTaacaatttgttttcataagGAATTCTAATCGAAATGTTTGTCATGTCATCCAAGCCTATGGCTCTCCAATAAATGATGTCTCAGCAAACTAATTTAAATGGCATCAATAACTACAGGATGTCAATTTTAATTAACATATATCCACCACCACATAatgaaaatttccatttatattggttttctaatgcattttttcctaaatataatAAGAAATGAAGCGTTTGTAAATGCCAAGAAAATTTTCCATAATATATCTAATATACTGCCTGTAATAGAGATgtccaaattaattttattctatcTTAGGTCAACCAGCAGTCTGCAGGACTCAAAGTCTAACTCTGAGTGAAACACcttgaaaaaaggagaaacagaatACCTCTGTCATTCCAGTTTAAGCAGTGTAATTCCTTTAACACCAAGTATTAGCTGCTCCTTCGTCATATCATATGTAGAGCCTCACCCCCAAATAAACGCAAGCCAGTTTATTACTTTTGCTGAGAGGTGAGCACTACGTTCCTTAGAAAACTCTCCTAGACACACTGCAGTACACCAAGGAGTAAGAAAACTATCACAGAGTGGACGACACACGGTGACTTGCTACCCCACGGACATTCATCACGTGGCAGAACCCTAGGAGTCACGCTGTGCTGAACTTTTTAAACCAATCGCAACCTGCAGTCAGAAGAGTGTTACTCTAGACAGAGTCATTTGTAACAGCAGGTTCTCTAAGGCTGGAGGCATTCAATAAATTGTTTATAATATAAAGATACCTGAATGAGTGAATCTAAGATCAAAGTGGCAACAGATGTCTCTTCATTATCCTGTTCAAACAGTATTTCAACAACAGAGTCTCTGTCgaaaagacaggaaaggagTGTTAATGAGAACCAATACTACGCCCCCTTCACTTCACTAAACCTGTCACATCATCCTGCGTTAATACTCCACTTCTGTTCCCCTCATCCCCCCAATCTGTTTGCTCTCATCCTTAACTGAGAGCTCTCTGGGGAAGCAGATACCTCTTGTTATGGGCTTGCACTGTGCCCTTAATTTAAGAGACATAAAGCCTTAATTTAAGAGACATAAAAAGCATATGCAAGTGTTTCATTAAGATttgattttatgaaaatgtatgTGCTTTTAGAGTTGAAAATATATCCTCCTAAAGATAAATACTCAACTACAGTATTTCTCACCTGATGGGGCCAACTACATGGAGAATCTTTTCTCCATCTAAAGGATAGTCTACGTCTGGAGGCGGTGAAGGACgctagaaataaaaacacacacgCATTATTTTAGAGGCCAAAAAGGCTACATCCACTTCAAAAAGACTACGATAAGCTTAATTCTTCACCTACCTCTGCACTGCCATCAATGTTGAACTTGGCTGCTTGGATTTTCAGGCCACGTTGGAGATCACTCACAAAACAAGTGCGGACTTCATAAAAGAAAAGGGGCAGAAGAGAGACTTTGTTGGATCCTTTTGTCACCAATAAAGACAATAATTTTGCATAGTTTAGAGAAGAACACAAACTTCAGGCCCTTGCTGGTCTAAGACATTatcaaataaatgcaaagaaaaacgGTCTCTACACTTCAGCAGGGTTCAGATGCTACCTAGACCACAAGTTTAAATGAAGCTGACACTGAAACTACGCTAGGACAGGCAAGATTTCTTTCTCAGACAAGCTACGTAAGATTTAAAGACAGAGGGACGTTACTAATCGTGCCTTCAGTTACCACAAGGTGCCAGGGGTTGTGTTCTGCTGTCAAACACACCATTGCGAGTCTTGCACCATGGCTTCAAATGCAACATTGCTCACTTTCTAAACAAGCTGTAATCAAGCAATGTTTTTCCTAGTGTAACTCTTCAGCACCCTGAGAACtccagagggttttttttccccaggcaaCAATGACAGAGCACAATTTCATTTGTATCCCAGCTGTTACTGTTGTTATATACTTATTTATTTGTAGCTGGCACAAACGAGTATCTTCTTCATAAATAGCTGTCACTAAGAAACAACCCTTCAATACACAGGCAATCAGAATTTCAACCCTAGCACATTATATCTGGTTCCAAAAGACTGCATAAAAACCAGAACCGATCAGAAAATTGTGTTCAAGTCCAAGAATTAGAAAAGCAACTTCCATTTGACAAAGCACGAGCTGCATTTaagttattttgcatttgacGGATTGATTTCTTCTTAATTTGGCCCAAGAAATATATACTAGTTGCTATTTTCTacaattatatatatttttatgtctgTTGCACATGCAACATTACATAGGAATTCATCCAAGTTCTGCCCAAAGACagactctgtttttttctggtgtaaATGTAGTCCTTGACTCATCTTGCCTACCTGACTAACACACCAAAATATCTCTTAtacatactttatttttttttaaaaattgacttTGGGGCAAACTGCACTTTCCTAGTTAATTTATGaacaaaattaacttaaaatattCTTATGTCATGACATGAAGACTGCTTAAATGCTACATTTGCAACCAAACCGTATCTATGGTAACAGGTTTTGAACATTAGATCTTCTAACTCTAAGTCCCATGTAGAGTCCACACTCCACACATTCATATGCAGCAAACAAAGCGTCAGCAGTTAAGAAATGCAACCCAAAGTTAACCTGACCGGCTGACCACAGGGTATACACAATAGTGTCATACCCTCTCTGCCCTAGTCTACCAAATGTATGTATGACCTACACCTTGACAGCACAAAGGCTAAACCTGAAAGAGGAATTCAAcatgggtttggttttgctttcaaagaGGAAGAACACTGCAAGTTCTTCCAGGAGGTAAGAAATATGATAAACAGAGAAGGTAAAATAAATTCCTAAACGTAAAGTATTGCACACTTGTTATTATCATACTCTCCTCTACCGCACAATTTAATAAACTAGAGTTTCATGAAGCAGAAAATTTTACCTTTTATATCCTCTACTATGTCTTCTGGAACTGagcctgaaataaaaaaaaataactcagaaCAAAAGCTTCTGAAGTAGAAAGAGAATTTAAGAATGAAACTAAgtttaaattgcatttaataCATTAAAGTTTCACTTCGACAGCAGCTTTTAAAGATTTctaaggaagaaagaatattaagaacagaaaaaaaaagtttgtcttCTCTCAAAACAGACGTGAAAAATTACTACAGAAATTTTATCTCAGCCTTCATTCAAACCTACCGTTATGAGTGGCTtatcataaaaataatacactTGTTTAATACTGAGAAAGAAATCATGAAAGTAGATCACATAAGATGCAGTGAATACTAAACTCGTTTTATTCACTGTTAGTATTAATCCACTCTCCCCAGCGCACGTTCACAGCACATATACTACGTCAAACAGACCTTACCCATCACAGACGGAAGGCTTTGTCCTTTGGCTAGTCCTGTATCAACTGTGCACTGCTCCAACAGCTGATACTCCAGCTCCCTAAAATGTTGCACATTAAGTTAGACATAGCTATTAACTCAGGCTGATTCTCTATATTAGGCTTAAGGGATAGTATTTATTCCCTTCGGTTACATTCTTCTAAATATAAACTGAAGCAGATCTGATTTCCACAGCTTTTACTACATCAACAAAAGCCAAACAGTGGTAACTTTAAAAACTGGATGCTGTCACAGCAACAGTTCTGATTTAAGTCATGCTCGATAGGAATCTTTGGTCATAAGTCAAAGATTAACTTGCACAAATAAATCATCAGTAACCTGGAATGTGTAACTGTGAACTTACTTGTGGATAGCCTTTCCTCCCAAAGGAAGGGAACCCCAGCAGCGCAGAATCGGAATTCCCTCATATATCTACATGAAGATCaggaaattctcctttttttgttatGAGTTTTCAGTCTGTTGGAACTAAATGCTTTTTCCCCATAACATTCTCTTGCATTAGCTATGGAAAACACTTTCTAACTGCTTTTCTCCAAAACTGATTTCTAGTAGATAAAGGCTGAAGTTACGAACCACCCTTCCCAAGTTTTGAGGGAACACAGATTTAGCACGTCAGCTGTGAAGAGATTCCCCAGGTCATGATATCTTATAGTCAAAGGCCCAACTGGCTGATCTGTTCCTGTTACTTTTTAGCACACTTGGAGTCTATAAAAATATCATCTCGTCACGACAGCCTTATTGCTGAAAATTCTGTTTGCGTATTATCGAAGGATACAGGCAGCACCAAACTTTCCGCATATCCACAGTCTAGCACCATGGCAGAATTGATCCCAAGTGTCAGCAGAGACATCAGATGACATGgagcaaacaaaacagaaggtaCCTACATGGAAACCAAGAGGGTAATTGATAGAAGAGGgcaggggggggaaaaaaacactcaaaGAATTGATGCTTTCCATAAATGtcatattaaaagcaaaacccaaacaattgTATCTCGTGGtatccatttttaatttagtttttaagGTAGTGTAGTAACGAACAAAATACAACAGGATTCTAAATTCTACATTCATCTTACTTGTGGTACATACCCGTGACTTCAGTAATAATGAATCTTGGAACGGGCTTGTAAGAAAAGCAAGTGTTAATTATGGAACTCATCTTAAGATCAGGTGTCTTATGGTCATTGTCATTGAAAAGAAACTAAAGAAACTAAAACACAGCTTCTTGAAATGTTGTATAAAGACTTGAAGATGTGAAGAAATGTCCCAGAAAACCCACGTGTGCATAAGTGTGCCTTATGACAACACACTGTTGCACACAACTTCACAGCAGAGGCTGCTTAAAACACTCTTACCCAAAGCAATGTGGAAACTTGAGTCAAAATTACACGAGAATTACTTCCTTCTCCCAGAATTCCATAAATCGTTTCCTAGATAGTGACAGTCCCTTTAATGGAACACCTTGAACTGTGAATTAAATGAGTATTTTCAATAAATCCTGCATTTAGGGGCAACATTACTGATACTGACCCCAGAGACACAAGTTATAATATTGACCCTGTATTAATATGCCGCTCTTATTCTTTGCACCAAGTGGAAATACTACCCAGAGAGAGTTAACCTCACATCAGCACCAAATGGCTTCTTAACAAGTTACAAAGTCTCTCCATCAAAATATGACTTCCCAAGTCACGAGTCACTTTCGATAACCAATTTTGCATGGGAGTGCTATATCTGagacatacttttttttcctgtaaggggatcagggaaaaaaaaaaaatcactcaaatCTTTCAGCAATTTCAAGTCATCAGAAAATTTTATCAATAGGAGGAAAGAATTACATGGAAGTTTAAGATTAATTGGTAAACTGTGTTGTGGAAGCACAGTGAAGAAGTACTGCAGACAACTAGTTCACTTTTTACAGAAGAACCTTAACCTTCGTTCTATCTGAATTGAAAAAATACGGATTTACCTTCCAAAACATCTTCTGTTAGAACTAAGCAAGAATTAGGTTCagacttttcttcaaaaagactGATTAAGCAGAGAAGATAATAAATTTCAGGTAAGCTCTTATCTAAATGAGTACAGCCAGAAGCAAAATCACGTGCTAGGCAAAGATATTGACTCTGGTACAAGTCATGAGATTTGCTGACAGAGCACTAACAAGTGCTTAAATATAAATTCTGGCTTCAGGCGGCGCTCAATGGGGATTATTGGATCTGTCTGGAACAGTGCGATGCGAGCTGTGTTTTCGTACAAGCCAGAGAAACCTTTTGGATCCTTGTTAACAGCTCCTGTTTTGTGGCCTCATGAAGAGTCAGAATGGAACACAAATGGCCTTTAGTCCAATCTCCAAGCCCTGCTTTCCCTGACGACCATcagctttttttcatcttctttctgcctctctcaTTCTTTtggcattattttaatttctttgtccATATCTGGTAGTGATTGTAAGTAAAATTTCTACTGGCAAGTGCTATGCTGAGCACATACAGTAGTTATGTAAAACATGTACCTCAAAATGCTTGAAAAGGACTCTCGTGAGCGTGTCTCTGAAGTGTGAAGGGCACAAGACAGATTCTATGATCACAACACGGCGGTCTCTGGGATTCACCAACAGATGTCTAAAAAAGGCAAGACGTGTGAAACAAAACTGGTAAGTTTAAGCACGTATTATGAGACTCACCTTATTTTCATATTCCATTCTCCTCAAAAATcctaaaaatttgcattttctacAGCAGATCCCAAAGCCTTttcccaaattttaaaaaaacactttcttaaaagaaagttaGGAAACCAAGttacagaaaaacaagttaTAAAGCTATCTGCCAGCAGGCTGTAGCTCTGAATATCTGTTACACATTTCTAAATCAatataaagaaatgtaaaagtaCACATGCATAATAGCCGGTACTGGCTTGTTCAGTGTCATACAGTGTGTCCATAAAAGAGGAAGAATGGTGATACAGATGGCCTGATTTCAGAGGAGAGGATGGAATTGTCCTGATTTCAATTACAAAGTGATGAACAAGGACAGGGAAAAAACCAACCACCCACACGAGAAGATCTGAGGCACAGAAATGAAGTACTTGTTTCCCTGTGTCAAGTGATGATTTTTACTGTGTAAGAATAAGGACTGGAAGTAAAGAGAAAAGACTGAGTCCAACTTCATTATTCACTAATGGTactaaaaatacaacaaaaagaTGTATTACTCAAGTAAAAATATTCCACAGGTTATGATTCCTCCTTCCAAACCACTGTCATGTGGAGCGAGCTCTGCACCCATGTAAGATGACCTTCAGTCCTACCAAAATCAGTGTGTAACTCCTTAGGTAATTACTTTCGCCTATTAAGTAAGTCCTTTATAAGTGCCACAGTTAGAAGGCAACTTAGCAAATACTTTCTATTTCTTGAGAGCAACTGATGCAGCAGGACACTAACTCTCTGTAATACAACCTGAACCTCAGCACCACTGGATTTCTCCTGCAAGAACACAGCCAGGCAGGCACCTGCACAaccttgtttctgttttcttactctGCTGGACAGCAGCCTCCAGTCACACGTGTAATACCTCCCGATGGACCAGAAAAGTGCTGCAGAAGGCCTGAAGAACTAACATCCAAGTGTCTCTTACCTGAAATACAGCATATGGATAAATTCCTTCAGGTATGAATATAGCTCTTCTGTATTAATATTATACTGAACAACTTTGACAGGCTGTAAGGTAAAAATATCCACAGTCAGCTTAAATACTAGGCAGTGATTATgtataaagaaatatatatatgataATATATCTGAACATATATAATCTGACATATATAAAGAAATCCTCGCTCTTGCCTGATTTGCTCTATGTCCTTAACAATGCATCTCACAAACTCACCCTGTAACTAAACTCCAGAGTTTATTAATGCTAATTTTTTGTACTGGTAACTTATGTCAAAATTAGTTTTCCAAAGCTGCCATcctctactaaaaaaaaaaaaaaaaagaaaagcacagctACACAAAGAAACTTCTCAATAAATGCCCCAAACATAAGCTGCGTGGGTGACAAGTACCAATTAACATCAGCATTGGTATCCCCTTTACTTGTATCTAGTTACGATCTTTTAATAGCAGCAATTATAAGACAATGAAAACCAGCTTAGGATGGACAAAAAACACATCTGCAAATTCCTTCTATACCATAATACACCAAACATTGTAAAGGTAAAACACTTTACCTTCGCGACATCAGGTTTCTTTATTTCACTAGGAATAATGCATCTTGGTCCTGTTTCCCCTGCAAAGccacacctgaaaaaaaaaagttgaaaacttTATCATTTTAAGTCACTATCTAACATACTGGGTCTAGGAATCATCAGAGAGTAATTAATTAGGGATACTTCTGTGACTGCAAAGAGGTGTTTTGCATATAGCTTTTCTATCTAGCCATTTTGAACGAGAAAgattttgtatctt harbors:
- the ACTR10 gene encoding actin-related protein 10 isoform X2, producing MPLYEGLGSGGEKTAVVIDLGEAFTKCGFAGETGPRCIIPSEIKKPDVAKPVKVVQYNINTEELYSYLKEFIHMLYFRHLLVNPRDRRVVIIESVLCPSHFRDTLTRVLFKHFEVPSVLFAPCHLMSLLTLGINSAMVLDCGYAESLVLPIYEGIPILRCWGSLPLGGKAIHKELEYQLLEQCTVDTGLAKGQSLPSVMGSVPEDIVEDIKVRTCFVSDLQRGLKIQAAKFNIDGSAERPSPPPDVDYPLDGEKILHVVGPIRDSVVEILFEQDNEETSVATLILDSLIQCPIDTRKQLAENLVVIGGTAMLPGFLHRLMAEIRYLVEKPKYKEALATKTFRIHTPPAKPNCVAWLGGAIFGALQDILGSRSVSKEYYSQTGRIPDWCCLNNPPLEMMFDVGKAPPPLMKRAFSTEK
- the ACTR10 gene encoding actin-related protein 10 isoform X1, giving the protein MPLYEGLGSGGEKTAVVIDLGEAFTKCGFAGETGPRCIIPSEIKKPDVAKPVKVVQYNINTEELYSYLKEFIHMLYFRHLLVNPRDRRVVIIESVLCPSHFRDTLTRVLFKHFEVPSVLFAPCHLMSLLTLGINSAMVLDCGYAESLVLPIYEGIPILRCWGSLPLGGKAIHKELEYQLLEQCTVDTGLAKGQSLPSVMGSVPEDIVEDIKGSNKVSLLPLFFYEVRTCFVSDLQRGLKIQAAKFNIDGSAERPSPPPDVDYPLDGEKILHVVGPIRDSVVEILFEQDNEETSVATLILDSLIQCPIDTRKQLAENLVVIGGTAMLPGFLHRLMAEIRYLVEKPKYKEALATKTFRIHTPPAKPNCVAWLGGAIFGALQDILGSRSVSKEYYSQTGRIPDWCCLNNPPLEMMFDVGKAPPPLMKRAFSTEK